The Gemmatimonadota bacterium genome contains the following window.
TCGACATCCCCATCGGCCGCAACGGGGACGTGTACGACCGCTATCTCGTGCGGATGGAGGAGATCAGGCAGAGCGCGAAGATCGTTCGACAGGCCGTGGAGGACCTGCCCACAGGGCCCGTGAACGCCGACGAGGAGCACGCGGTGCTGCCCGAGAAATCGGAAGTGTACGAATCCATGGAGTCGCTGATCTATCACTTCAAGATGACCATGGAAGGACACGGGCCGACGCCGCCGGTGGGCGAGGTGTACGCCGCTACCGAGGCGCCGAACGGAGAACTCGGGTTCTTCATCGTCAGCGACGGCAGCCGGGAACCTTACCGGATCCGCGTGCGTCCGCCGTCATTCGTGAACTTTTCCATGTTCCCCATGTTGATCAGGGGGCATATGCTATCCGACGTGGTGGCGATATTGGGCAGCCTGAACGTCATCGCCGGAGAACTGGACCGCTAGATTGGCGACACCACTCGAATTCACGGACGCTGCGCGGGAGCGCGCGGCGGAGATCCTGGACCGCTATCCCGCGGAATACAGGAAATCGGCCGTCGTACCGCTCCTTCATCTCGCGCAGGAAGAATGGGGGTACGTATCGCCGGAGGCCATGGCCTGCGTGGCCAGGCTGATCGGCTGCTCGCCCGTCAAGGTCGCGGAGATCGCGACGTTCTATCCCATGTTCAACCGGGAACCCGTGGGCGAGCACGTGCTGGCCGTATGCCATACGCTGCCCTGCGCGCTGACCGGTTGCGGGAGCGTTTTCGACCACCTGTCGGAGAAACTCGGCGTAGGGCTGGGCGAGACCACGGAGGACGGCCGGTTCACGCTGAGGAAGTCGGAATGTCTTGCGGCCTGCGA
Protein-coding sequences here:
- a CDS encoding NAD(P)H-dependent oxidoreductase subunit E; this encodes MATPLEFTDAARERAAEILDRYPAEYRKSAVVPLLHLAQEEWGYVSPEAMACVARLIGCSPVKVAEIATFYPMFNREPVGEHVLAVCHTLPCALTGCGSVFDHLSEKLGVGLGETTEDGRFTLRKSECLAACDRGPVLLVNRRLHTYVSPEKVDGILAELEKETDKG